Proteins from one Sordaria macrospora chromosome 1, complete sequence genomic window:
- a CDS encoding 60S ribosomal protein eL20: protein MGRLQEYQVIGRHLPTESNPTPALYRMRIFAPNAVVAKSRFWYFLRGLRKVKKATGEIVTCNTITEKHPLKVKNFGVWIRYDSRSGTHNMYKEYRELSRTAAVEALYSDMAARHRARFRSIHILKVVELEKTEDIKRPYIKQLVTKKLSFPLPHRVPRISNKKIFSAKRPATFA, encoded by the exons ATGG GTCGTCTCCAGGAGTACCAGGTCATCGGGCGCCACTTGCCCACCGAGTCCAACCCGACTCCTGCCCTCTACCGCATGCGCATCTTTGCGCCCAATGCGGTCGTTGCTAAGTCCCGCTTCTGGTACTTCCTTCGCGGTCTCcgcaaggtgaagaaggccaCCGGCGAGATCGTCACCTGCAACACG ATCACCGAGAAGCACCCCCTGAAGGTCAAGAACTTCGGTGTTTGGATCCGCTACGACTCCCGCTCTGGCACCCACAACATGTACAAGGAGTACCGTGAGCTCTCTCGCACCGCCGCTGTCGAGGCTCTCTACTCCGACATGGCTGCCCGCCACCGTGCCCGCTTCAGGTCCATCCAC ATCCTCAAGGTCGTTGAGCTCGAGAAGACCGAGGACATCAAGCGCCCCTACATCAAGCAGCTTGTCACCAAGaagctctccttccctcttccccaccgCGTCCCCAGGATCTCCAACAAGAAGATCTTCTCCGCCAAGCGCCCCGCTACCTTTGCTTAA